In Stenotrophomonas sp. 169, one DNA window encodes the following:
- the pdxA gene encoding 4-hydroxythreonine-4-phosphate dehydrogenase PdxA has protein sequence MLPELALVPGEPAGIGPELCIRLIQQPRTDCRLLAFADPVTLRAAATALSLPLQLLPEEAHACRPGDLRLRAIPNATTSQFGMADPRNASAVIDALLGAGQACLDGSLEGVVTGPVHKAVINEGGIAYSGTTELLADQAGVRVVMMLANPIVRVALATTHLPLRAVADAITADTLEHALRTLHAALRREFGIARPRIAVLGLNPHAGEDGHLGREELDLMIPLLQRLRGEGMELIGPLPADTAFLPAKLAGFDSVLAMYHDQGLPVLKYSGFEQAVNLTLGLPYPRVAVDHGTALDLAGRGIADPSSLQAATTLCAQLARQRRLTT, from the coding sequence ATGCTCCCCGAGCTCGCTCTGGTACCGGGCGAGCCCGCCGGGATCGGGCCGGAGCTCTGCATCCGTCTGATCCAGCAGCCGCGCACTGATTGCCGGCTGCTGGCGTTTGCCGACCCCGTCACCCTGCGTGCCGCGGCAACCGCCCTGTCCCTTCCGCTGCAGCTGCTGCCTGAAGAGGCGCACGCCTGCCGGCCCGGTGACCTGCGACTTCGCGCGATCCCCAACGCCACGACCAGTCAGTTCGGCATGGCCGACCCCCGCAATGCATCGGCGGTGATCGACGCCCTGCTGGGCGCGGGCCAGGCCTGCCTTGACGGCAGCCTGGAGGGCGTAGTGACCGGCCCGGTGCACAAGGCCGTGATCAACGAGGGCGGTATCGCCTACAGCGGCACGACCGAACTGCTGGCCGACCAGGCCGGCGTACGCGTGGTGATGATGCTGGCCAACCCCATCGTCCGGGTGGCCCTTGCCACGACCCACCTGCCCCTGCGCGCGGTCGCCGATGCGATCACCGCCGACACCCTCGAACATGCCCTGCGCACGCTGCACGCTGCCTTGCGGCGCGAGTTCGGCATCGCACGGCCGCGCATTGCCGTGCTGGGGCTGAACCCGCATGCGGGCGAAGACGGGCATCTGGGCCGGGAAGAGCTGGACCTGATGATTCCGCTGCTGCAGCGCCTGCGCGGCGAAGGCATGGAACTGATCGGACCGCTGCCGGCAGACACGGCCTTCCTTCCGGCCAAGCTGGCCGGGTTCGACAGCGTCCTGGCGATGTATCACGACCAGGGGCTGCCGGTGCTCAAATATTCCGGGTTCGAGCAGGCCGTGAACCTGACCCTTGGACTGCCCTACCCCCGTGTCGCGGTCGACCATGGCACGGCGCTGGACCTGGCCGGTCGCGGCATCGCCGACCCCTCCAGCCTGCAGGCGGCCACCACCCTGTGTGCGCAGCTCGCCCGGCAACGTAGACTTACGACATGA
- the apaG gene encoding Co2+/Mg2+ efflux protein ApaG, which yields MHDEPYAMDVEVAPRFLDDQSAPEDGRFAFAYTIRIHNRGGIAVRLVARHWRITDANGHVEHVDGDGVVGEQPRLRPGEDFRYTSGVMLGTEHGTMQGHYDMVADDGTEFAADIAPFVLTIPRTLH from the coding sequence ATGCACGACGAACCCTATGCAATGGACGTGGAAGTGGCCCCCCGCTTCCTCGATGACCAGTCCGCCCCCGAAGATGGACGCTTCGCGTTCGCCTATACCATCCGCATCCACAATCGCGGCGGCATCGCCGTGCGCCTGGTGGCACGCCACTGGCGCATCACCGATGCCAACGGCCACGTCGAACACGTGGACGGCGATGGCGTGGTCGGTGAGCAGCCCCGGCTGCGGCCGGGTGAAGACTTCCGTTACACCTCCGGTGTCATGCTCGGTACGGAGCACGGCACGATGCAGGGGCACTACGACATGGTGGCCGACGATGGCACCGAGTTCGCCGCCGACATCGCGCCCTTCGTATTGACCATTCCCCGAACCCTGCACTGA
- the rsmA gene encoding 16S rRNA (adenine(1518)-N(6)/adenine(1519)-N(6))-dimethyltransferase RsmA: protein MNPHSPTGPAFTAPAKKQLGQHFLADRHYIDSIVRAVNPKDGDRLVEIGPGQGAITLPLLRQHPKLTVIEFDRDLIAPLTAAAEPLGELTIIQSDVLRVDFTALAQAEGGSGQIRLVGNLPYNISSPILFHALDHAGVVRDMHFMLQKEVVDRMAAGPGSKVFGRLSVMLQAYCEVTSLFDVPPGAFRPPPKVDSAVVRLVPRDPATIGIKDRKRFAEVVKAAFGQRRKTLRNALNNVVTAEQFIAAGVRPDARAEQLEVAEFVALANAS from the coding sequence ATGAATCCGCATTCCCCCACTGGCCCGGCGTTCACCGCCCCGGCCAAGAAGCAGCTTGGCCAGCACTTCCTGGCCGACCGTCACTACATCGACAGCATCGTGCGCGCGGTCAATCCCAAGGACGGCGATCGTCTGGTGGAGATCGGGCCCGGCCAGGGTGCGATCACCCTGCCGCTGCTGCGCCAGCATCCAAAGCTGACCGTCATCGAGTTCGACCGCGATCTGATCGCACCGCTCACCGCCGCCGCCGAACCGCTGGGCGAGTTGACCATCATCCAGAGCGACGTGCTGCGGGTGGACTTCACCGCGCTCGCGCAGGCCGAGGGGGGCAGTGGGCAGATCCGCCTGGTGGGCAACCTGCCGTACAACATTTCCTCGCCGATCCTGTTCCATGCGCTGGACCATGCCGGCGTGGTGCGCGACATGCACTTCATGCTGCAGAAGGAAGTGGTCGACCGCATGGCCGCCGGCCCGGGCAGCAAGGTGTTCGGGCGCTTGAGCGTGATGCTGCAGGCGTACTGCGAAGTCACCTCGCTGTTCGACGTGCCGCCGGGCGCGTTCCGCCCGCCACCGAAGGTGGACTCGGCCGTGGTGCGGCTGGTGCCGCGTGATCCGGCGACGATCGGCATCAAAGACCGCAAGCGCTTCGCCGAGGTGGTCAAGGCCGCGTTCGGCCAGCGCCGCAAGACGCTGCGCAACGCCCTCAACAATGTGGTCACGGCCGAGCAGTTCATTGCGGCCGGAGTTCGCCCCGATGCCCGCGCCGAACAGCTGGAGGTGGCGGAATTCGTCGCCTTGGCCAATGCAAGCTGA
- a CDS encoding prolyl oligopeptidase family serine peptidase, which translates to MSRLASACLLAGMMTTASAGTAMAAEPASDDRYAWLEDVAGDKPLAWVKEQNAKSEGRLAQTPAFRQMEASIREVLDSDAKIPGVEKIGEYYYNFWKDAQHERGLWRRTTLAEYRKASPKWETVLDLDALNKAEGENWVWHGVECLRPEYNRCLIALSRGGADADVTREFDLGNRSWIKDGFFRPESKGGLGWIDRDNVFVYTDFGDGSMTSSGYPRVAKLWKRGTPLSAAQVVYEGKPDDMYIAALHDDTPGFERNLVSRTLAFYNNELYLRGDDGTLTKIDAPNSAEKGLHKQWLSLELREPWTVGGRTYAAGSLLATRLDGFLAGKRDFDVLFAPTDTTSLAGAVWTKNHVVLNVLDDVKNRLSVLTPGTGGWKTSPFVGAPTFGTLGVGAVDSNDSDAVWVTATDYLTPTTLALAEIGRKPEVLKTMPAFFNAEGKVIEQHFATSKDGTRVPYFVVHAKDMKLDGSNPTLLYGYGGFEISLTPNYSGGMGRAWLEKGGVYVVANIRGGGEYGPRWHQAALKQNRHKAYEDMAAVAQDLVSRKITSAPHLGVQGGSNGGLLTGNMLTQYPELFGAVVVQVPLLDMKRYSHLLAGASWMAEYGNPDTADWEYIKTFSPYHLFDAKKTYPPVLFTTSTRDDRVHPGHARKMAAKMIDAGKDVTYYENIEGGHGGAANNAQAAHMQALAYSFLWERLGGK; encoded by the coding sequence ATGTCACGACTCGCTTCCGCCTGCCTGCTGGCCGGCATGATGACCACCGCCTCGGCGGGGACCGCCATGGCCGCTGAACCGGCTTCCGACGACCGCTACGCCTGGCTGGAAGACGTCGCCGGCGACAAGCCGCTGGCCTGGGTGAAGGAACAGAACGCGAAATCCGAAGGGCGCCTTGCGCAGACCCCGGCCTTCCGGCAGATGGAAGCCAGCATCCGCGAAGTGCTCGATTCGGACGCCAAGATCCCCGGCGTGGAAAAGATCGGCGAGTACTACTACAACTTCTGGAAGGACGCCCAGCACGAACGCGGCCTGTGGCGCCGTACTACCCTGGCCGAGTACCGCAAGGCGTCGCCGAAGTGGGAAACCGTGCTCGACCTGGACGCGCTGAACAAGGCCGAGGGCGAAAACTGGGTGTGGCATGGCGTCGAATGCCTGCGTCCTGAGTACAACCGCTGCCTGATCGCGCTGTCGCGCGGCGGTGCCGATGCCGATGTCACCCGCGAGTTCGACCTGGGCAACCGCAGCTGGATCAAGGACGGCTTCTTCCGCCCGGAATCCAAGGGCGGGCTGGGCTGGATCGACCGCGACAACGTGTTCGTCTACACCGATTTCGGCGATGGTTCGATGACTAGCTCCGGCTATCCGCGCGTGGCGAAGTTGTGGAAGCGCGGTACGCCGCTGTCCGCTGCGCAGGTGGTGTACGAGGGCAAGCCGGATGACATGTACATCGCGGCCCTCCATGACGATACGCCCGGCTTCGAGCGCAATCTGGTCAGCCGCACACTGGCCTTCTACAACAACGAACTGTACCTGCGGGGCGACGATGGCACACTGACCAAGATCGATGCCCCGAACTCGGCTGAAAAGGGTCTGCACAAGCAGTGGCTCAGCTTGGAGCTGCGTGAGCCGTGGACGGTGGGGGGCAGGACCTATGCGGCGGGCTCGCTGCTGGCCACCCGCCTGGATGGCTTCCTGGCAGGCAAGCGTGACTTCGACGTGCTGTTCGCGCCGACCGACACCACCTCGCTGGCCGGTGCGGTGTGGACGAAGAACCACGTGGTGCTGAACGTGCTGGACGACGTCAAGAACCGCCTGAGCGTGCTGACGCCGGGCACCGGTGGCTGGAAGACCAGCCCGTTCGTCGGCGCGCCGACCTTCGGCACGCTGGGCGTCGGCGCAGTGGACAGCAACGACAGCGATGCGGTGTGGGTGACCGCCACCGACTACCTGACACCGACCACGCTGGCGCTGGCCGAGATCGGTCGGAAGCCGGAGGTCCTGAAGACGATGCCGGCCTTCTTCAATGCCGAAGGCAAGGTGATCGAACAGCACTTCGCCACCAGCAAGGACGGCACCCGCGTGCCGTACTTCGTGGTGCACGCCAAGGACATGAAGCTCGACGGCTCGAATCCGACCCTGCTGTACGGCTACGGCGGTTTCGAGATCTCGCTGACCCCGAACTACTCCGGTGGCATGGGGCGGGCGTGGCTGGAAAAGGGCGGCGTGTACGTGGTCGCCAACATCCGTGGTGGCGGTGAGTACGGTCCGCGCTGGCATCAGGCAGCGCTGAAGCAGAACCGTCACAAGGCGTACGAAGACATGGCCGCGGTGGCGCAGGACCTGGTCAGCCGCAAGATCACGTCGGCACCGCACCTGGGCGTGCAGGGTGGCAGCAACGGCGGTCTGCTGACCGGCAACATGCTGACCCAGTACCCGGAGCTGTTCGGTGCGGTGGTGGTGCAGGTGCCGCTGCTGGACATGAAGCGCTACAGCCACCTGCTGGCGGGCGCCTCGTGGATGGCCGAATACGGCAATCCGGACACGGCCGACTGGGAGTACATCAAGACGTTCTCGCCGTATCACCTGTTCGATGCGAAGAAGACGTACCCGCCGGTGTTGTTCACCACCTCCACGCGCGATGACCGCGTGCATCCGGGCCACGCGCGCAAGATGGCGGCGAAGATGATCGATGCGGGCAAGGACGTGACCTACTACGAGAACATCGAAGGCGGTCATGGCGGCGCAGCGAACAACGCGCAGGCCGCGCACATGCAGGCGCTGGCTTACAGCTTCCTGTGGGAGCGACTGGGCGGCAAATGA
- a CDS encoding symmetrical bis(5'-nucleosyl)-tetraphosphatase produces the protein MSVWAIGDLQGCYDVTQRLLEKINFDPSQDTLWFAGDLVNRGGQSLETLRLVHSLREHSVVVLGNHDLSLLAVGARSEEEQRKVNPDLLRVVTAEDRDVLLEWLRMQKLVHTDRELGWMMVHAGLAPKWTTQMAEKHAREVEQQLHGNGYRKLLRNMYGDKPIWAPNLAGYDRSRAIINFFTRMRYCTPRARIGIEDKGTPGTQEQGLYPWFEVPGRVERDLKVVCGHWSALGLTITQGVHAIDTGAVWGGKLTALQLDTDELRVVQVPGRDVPAPVAGARPPRAPKPKPRPPLQARQEPEEGEAAAQGQPVAGETRTRGPRRRRGRGRGNGGGGAASPPPSE, from the coding sequence ATGAGTGTGTGGGCTATCGGCGACCTGCAGGGTTGCTACGACGTCACCCAGCGACTGCTGGAAAAGATCAACTTCGATCCATCACAGGACACCCTGTGGTTCGCCGGTGACCTGGTGAACCGGGGCGGCCAGTCACTGGAAACGCTGCGCCTGGTGCATTCCCTGCGCGAACACAGCGTCGTGGTGCTGGGCAACCACGACCTGTCGCTGCTGGCCGTTGGCGCGCGTTCCGAAGAGGAGCAGCGCAAGGTCAACCCGGACCTGCTGCGCGTGGTCACCGCCGAAGACCGCGACGTGCTGCTGGAATGGCTGCGCATGCAGAAACTGGTGCATACCGACCGCGAGCTGGGCTGGATGATGGTGCACGCTGGCCTCGCGCCGAAGTGGACCACGCAGATGGCGGAAAAGCATGCGCGCGAGGTGGAGCAGCAGCTGCACGGCAACGGCTATCGCAAACTGCTGCGCAACATGTATGGCGACAAGCCGATCTGGGCACCCAACCTGGCCGGCTATGATCGCTCCCGCGCGATCATCAACTTCTTTACCCGCATGCGGTACTGCACGCCGCGGGCACGCATCGGCATCGAAGACAAAGGCACGCCCGGCACCCAGGAGCAGGGGCTGTACCCCTGGTTCGAAGTACCCGGACGGGTGGAGCGCGACCTCAAGGTCGTCTGTGGCCACTGGTCCGCGTTGGGCCTGACCATCACCCAAGGCGTGCACGCCATCGATACCGGCGCGGTCTGGGGCGGCAAGTTGACCGCACTCCAGCTGGATACCGATGAACTGCGCGTGGTGCAGGTGCCGGGCCGCGACGTGCCCGCGCCCGTAGCCGGCGCACGGCCACCGCGTGCGCCCAAGCCCAAGCCGAGGCCGCCGTTGCAGGCACGTCAGGAGCCGGAGGAAGGCGAAGCTGCCGCGCAAGGGCAGCCGGTGGCCGGTGAGACCCGCACGCGGGGACCCCGCCGGCGTCGCGGTCGCGGCCGCGGCAATGGCGGCGGTGGCGCCGCCAGCCCTCCTCCGTCGGAATAA
- a CDS encoding lipocalin family protein — protein MPSIRPLCIVLLTTLIVGPGCAMFRSSASSAPEPTETVDASALGAPINLKRFMGTWYVIGRVPNFIERGHVASVNEYTLREPQKIGITYRYRDGFGEPVQEIQARASVDEDSGNHNWRTWFYRVVPTHSRVLEVAPDYSWALVGYPGREMAWIFARKPEMENALYKQLAERLRDEYGVNTDKLKRVPQQRSQVDRLGYEVPNKR, from the coding sequence ATGCCGTCGATCCGCCCGCTTTGTATCGTCCTGCTCACCACCCTGATCGTCGGGCCGGGTTGTGCCATGTTCCGTTCGAGCGCGTCCAGCGCCCCGGAGCCCACCGAAACCGTTGACGCCAGCGCGTTGGGAGCGCCGATCAACCTGAAGCGCTTCATGGGCACCTGGTATGTGATCGGGCGCGTGCCCAATTTCATCGAGCGCGGGCATGTGGCCAGCGTCAATGAGTACACCCTGCGCGAGCCGCAGAAGATAGGCATCACCTACCGCTACCGCGATGGCTTCGGCGAACCCGTGCAGGAGATCCAGGCGCGGGCCTCTGTCGATGAAGACAGCGGCAACCACAACTGGCGCACCTGGTTCTATCGCGTGGTCCCCACGCATTCGCGGGTGCTGGAAGTCGCGCCGGACTACTCCTGGGCGCTGGTCGGGTATCCGGGCCGCGAAATGGCGTGGATCTTCGCGCGCAAGCCGGAAATGGAAAACGCCCTGTACAAGCAGCTGGCCGAGCGCCTACGCGACGAATACGGGGTGAACACCGACAAGCTCAAGCGCGTGCCGCAGCAACGCAGCCAGGTCGACCGCCTGGGTTACGAGGTCCCCAACAAGCGCTGA